One Candidatus Omnitrophota bacterium DNA window includes the following coding sequences:
- a CDS encoding C1 family peptidase, producing the protein MRRLGCLKDPRDLRDIPMGLVLPPIPLPPNIDYTENMTPVRSQGDEGTCVAFASVVGMKEYQDTKEYKNLISLSPRYLYQLCKKYDGSPEEDGTYPRVAMKILLNYGTPPENYWPYRPHQSDKPKTGSGKAAVKYKIMAYARLKTMPDMKRSLVINGPFLAGVDVYESWFTKKAAKTGLIPMPKKKEIYQGGHAICVIGYDDPKKLFKFKNSWGDRWGDGGYGYFNYDYMKQYCVDAWSATDLIENPKALVKRREDVLVRYT; encoded by the coding sequence GTGCGTAGGTTAGGCTGTTTAAAAGATCCCCGCGATTTGCGTGATATTCCGATGGGCTTGGTCCTGCCGCCGATTCCACTGCCGCCCAACATCGATTATACTGAAAACATGACACCTGTTAGAAGTCAAGGGGACGAAGGCACTTGCGTGGCGTTCGCGAGTGTGGTCGGCATGAAAGAATATCAGGATACAAAAGAATACAAGAATTTAATTTCGCTTTCACCTAGATATCTTTACCAGCTATGCAAAAAATATGATGGCAGCCCTGAAGAGGATGGTACGTATCCGAGGGTGGCCATGAAAATATTATTGAATTACGGCACGCCGCCTGAAAATTACTGGCCGTACCGGCCGCATCAGTCAGATAAGCCGAAAACAGGCTCTGGTAAGGCAGCGGTAAAATATAAGATAATGGCCTATGCCCGCTTAAAGACCATGCCGGATATGAAAAGAAGCCTTGTGATCAATGGCCCATTTTTGGCAGGGGTCGACGTCTATGAATCGTGGTTTACAAAAAAGGCCGCCAAAACAGGGCTGATTCCTATGCCAAAGAAAAAAGAGATATATCAGGGTGGTCATGCCATATGCGTTATCGGATATGATGATCCAAAGAAGCTGTTTAAATTCAAGAATTCATGGGGCGACAGGTGGGGAGATGGCGGTTATGGATATTTTAACTACGATTATATGAAACAATATTGCGTTGATGCCTGGAGCGCCACGGATCTGATAGAAAACCCAAAGGCGCTGGTTAAAAGAAGAGAAGATGTTCTTGTCAGATATACTTAA
- a CDS encoding O-antigen ligase family protein, protein MAIVREWVSWLTVLALSVMIFTLPFSKSAVEICIAVAFALWILNRALSYDSRSSLIRIFKPVDTKLNLPVYLFIIAAFLSVLLSTSISLSLRGFFSKLLKGVVLYFIVAEIINDRKKLNAVMVTMVLSMLLIGADGIFQYVTTVGDFLRKYPQAGRITASFSSANGFGAWLIVMLPLLYGIFYALIINKPKKAIPVILWFLAGVLIICLSSALMACLVLTRSRGAWTGLAFAAIFFMIVNMVVKKNRIFLISIVFILLASLIAIPFFIHMTIEGQDPVFAIKQSLVLIMQNMDIVRTNLWREALLIIRDFPVFGCGLNAYSIVAPRYKSGLLEAGIYPHNSYLQMAAETGIVGLLSFIFVIVSLFKASITNVRKIKDTFYGCILAGLLTGLFAFLVHSFFDVNFYALQLANLMWFMMGLIIAVQKTALKEEGA, encoded by the coding sequence ATGGCGATAGTTAGAGAATGGGTTAGCTGGCTGACAGTGTTAGCTTTATCGGTAATGATATTTACTCTGCCATTTTCAAAATCAGCGGTAGAGATATGCATTGCGGTTGCTTTTGCATTATGGATTTTAAATAGGGCGCTATCTTATGATTCGCGGAGTTCGTTGATACGAATATTTAAACCGGTTGATACAAAATTAAATCTCCCGGTATATTTATTTATAATAGCAGCATTTCTATCGGTGCTTCTTAGCACCTCTATTTCTTTAAGCCTAAGAGGATTTTTCTCTAAGCTACTCAAGGGAGTGGTGTTGTATTTTATAGTAGCAGAGATTATAAACGATAGAAAAAAGCTGAATGCAGTGATGGTTACCATGGTCTTGTCTATGCTGCTTATAGGCGCAGACGGCATTTTTCAATATGTGACAACAGTGGGGGATTTTTTAAGAAAATATCCGCAAGCCGGCAGGATTACAGCCTCCTTTTCCAGTGCCAACGGTTTTGGTGCGTGGCTCATAGTAATGTTGCCGTTATTGTACGGCATCTTTTATGCGCTGATAATCAATAAACCGAAGAAAGCCATACCTGTTATATTGTGGTTTTTAGCCGGTGTATTGATAATATGCCTATCGAGCGCATTAATGGCGTGTCTTGTACTGACGCGGTCAAGGGGTGCCTGGACGGGGCTTGCTTTTGCAGCGATATTTTTCATGATAGTTAACATGGTGGTTAAAAAAAATAGAATATTTTTAATCAGCATAGTTTTTATATTGCTGGCATCGCTTATCGCTATCCCGTTTTTTATACATATGACTATCGAAGGACAGGACCCTGTATTTGCTATAAAGCAGAGTCTCGTCCTGATAATGCAAAATATGGACATTGTCAGGACCAATCTATGGCGGGAGGCACTATTGATCATCAGGGACTTTCCCGTTTTTGGTTGCGGGTTAAACGCATATTCTATCGTAGCGCCTCGTTATAAAAGCGGCCTATTAGAGGCTGGGATCTATCCCCACAATTCCTATCTTCAAATGGCGGCTGAGACAGGGATCGTTGGATTACTTTCTTTCATTTTTGTCATAGTAAGTTTGTTCAAGGCCTCTATTACAAATGTGAGAAAAATTAAAGATACATTTTACGGCTGCATCCTGGCAGGGTTATTAACGGGATTATTCGCATTTTTAGTGCATAGCTTTTTCGATGTTAATTTTTACGCCTTACAATTAGCGAATTTAATGTGGTTTATGATGGGTTTGATCATAGCGGTTCAAAAGACAGCCCTTAAGGAGGAAGGTGCGTAG
- a CDS encoding nucleoside-diphosphate sugar epimerase/dehydratase — translation MHNIEDIFDRLRIPIMLAVDLVLVNLSMFLAFAIRFDWRLTAIIVSPCLYFMMWATILRIILLAIFGMYQWSFRYASISEAINILKSVTMGSLSLIAVAFFTQRIEMSRSVLLIDYLICLFFIGSSRFSPRVLIKFRQLKSHNLKRVLIIGAGASGEMVVREMINAKKRIYQPVGFIDDNPSKLNSRIHGVKVLGKIDDIKDTIKNHNISEVIISMPSASGRTIRDIVSRCEKTEVKIKTMPEIHKILTGEVTIKHIRDVRPEDLLGRETVNINTQDISFLLKNKVVLITGAAGTIGSELSRQIAKFNPGRLILYDLNENDLYFLEMELKANYPHMSFKTIIGDIKDIGLLKSVFSKYRPNIVFHSAAHKHVPLMEGNPIAAIKNNIIGTRNLVYASEHYGVEKFVMISTDKAVNPTSTMGASKRIAEMMIQSKAKTARTKFMAVRFGNVIGSSGSVVPIFKQQIAAGKPLTVTHPDVKRFFMTASEAAQLVMQAGAIGKGGEVLILDMGEQIKIADLARNLITLSGLEPDKDIEIKFIGLRPGEKMMEEMLLDIEHNKATKHDKIYIAQPNNFDALQLRKDMKTLERLANLMDEEKVLAKIKEMVPTYKPNGKYNGDS, via the coding sequence ATGCATAATATAGAAGATATATTCGATAGATTACGAATACCAATAATGCTGGCCGTCGATCTGGTGTTAGTGAATTTGTCGATGTTCTTAGCCTTTGCGATCAGATTTGACTGGCGACTCACCGCCATTATTGTATCTCCATGCCTGTATTTTATGATGTGGGCAACCATTCTCAGGATTATTCTACTTGCTATCTTTGGGATGTATCAATGGTCATTTCGCTATGCGAGCATAAGCGAAGCAATAAATATATTAAAATCTGTGACGATGGGCAGCTTATCGCTTATTGCGGTAGCATTTTTTACGCAACGCATAGAGATGAGCCGGTCAGTACTATTGATCGATTATCTGATATGCCTCTTTTTCATTGGTAGCTCAAGATTTTCTCCTAGAGTTTTGATTAAATTCAGGCAACTTAAATCCCATAATCTCAAAAGAGTTCTTATAATAGGAGCCGGCGCATCAGGTGAAATGGTTGTTCGTGAGATGATTAATGCAAAAAAAAGAATATATCAGCCGGTAGGTTTTATCGACGACAACCCAAGTAAGCTAAATTCTCGCATACACGGCGTAAAAGTCTTAGGTAAGATCGATGATATAAAAGATACCATCAAAAACCACAATATATCAGAAGTGATCATTTCCATGCCTTCCGCTAGCGGTAGAACAATAAGAGATATCGTCTCAAGATGCGAAAAGACAGAAGTGAAGATCAAGACCATGCCGGAAATTCATAAGATATTAACCGGAGAGGTAACGATAAAACATATAAGAGATGTAAGACCTGAAGATCTCTTGGGCAGGGAAACTGTCAATATAAATACACAGGATATAAGCTTTCTATTAAAGAACAAAGTTGTTTTAATAACAGGCGCTGCCGGCACTATAGGGTCAGAATTGTCGCGGCAAATAGCAAAGTTTAATCCCGGCCGATTAATATTATATGATTTAAACGAGAACGATTTATATTTTTTAGAGATGGAGCTTAAGGCAAATTATCCCCATATGTCATTTAAAACTATTATCGGTGACATAAAAGACATAGGGCTATTGAAGAGCGTATTTTCTAAATATAGGCCTAATATAGTTTTTCATTCCGCTGCGCATAAACATGTGCCGCTCATGGAAGGGAATCCCATCGCGGCCATAAAAAACAATATCATTGGAACAAGAAATCTTGTTTATGCATCAGAGCATTACGGAGTGGAGAAGTTTGTAATGATATCTACGGATAAGGCGGTAAATCCTACAAGCACCATGGGGGCCTCAAAACGGATAGCCGAGATGATGATACAGTCAAAGGCCAAGACCGCGAGGACAAAGTTCATGGCTGTAAGGTTCGGTAATGTAATCGGCTCCAGCGGCAGCGTGGTACCTATATTCAAGCAGCAGATAGCGGCCGGGAAACCGCTTACAGTAACGCATCCCGATGTTAAAAGATTTTTTATGACGGCAAGTGAAGCCGCTCAGCTTGTTATGCAGGCAGGCGCTATCGGTAAGGGCGGCGAAGTGCTCATCCTTGACATGGGCGAACAGATAAAAATAGCGGATCTTGCAAGAAATCTTATAACGTTGTCCGGGCTGGAGCCAGACAAGGATATAGAGATTAAATTTATCGGTTTAAGGCCCGGAGAAAAGATGATGGAGGAAATGCTTTTGGACATTGAGCATAACAAGGCTACAAAACACGATAAGATTTATATTGCGCAACCAAATAATTTCGACGCTCTTCAATTGCGCAAAGACATGAAGACACTGGAAAGACTGGCTAATTTAATGGACGAAGAAAAGGTCTTAGCCAAAATAAAAGAGATGGTGCCTACTTACAAGCCGAACGGAAAATATAATGGCGATAGTTAG
- a CDS encoding sugar transferase, protein MKRVFDFIMAGFLLVILSIPMLIIGLVIKLTSKGPALYWSDRVGIDNKIFKMPKFRTMRLGAPTVATHLFQNPDNYITPFGEFLRKFSLDELPQLFNIISGDMTFVGPRPALFNQYDLIELRTKKNIHKLSPGVTGWAQVNGRDSLPIPVKVEFDEYYLKNKSLLLDGKILVMTIIKSIQGEGVHH, encoded by the coding sequence ATGAAACGCGTTTTTGATTTTATAATGGCGGGTTTTTTATTAGTTATTTTAAGCATCCCAATGCTCATTATCGGTTTGGTGATCAAGCTTACCTCTAAAGGGCCTGCTTTATATTGGTCGGATAGGGTAGGTATTGATAATAAAATATTTAAGATGCCAAAGTTTCGCACTATGCGTCTTGGCGCACCGACTGTCGCAACTCATCTCTTTCAAAATCCGGATAACTATATTACGCCGTTCGGTGAATTTTTGCGTAAATTTAGTCTAGACGAGCTTCCGCAGTTGTTCAATATAATATCTGGGGACATGACTTTTGTAGGCCCCCGCCCGGCATTATTTAACCAGTACGATTTGATAGAGTTAAGGACTAAAAAAAATATACATAAGCTTTCCCCGGGGGTTACGGGATGGGCGCAGGTTAACGGAAGAGATAGCCTCCCCATACCGGTTAAGGTCGAATTTGATGAGTATTATCTGAAAAACAAATCTCTTCTATTGGATGGCAAGATTTTAGTTATGACTATTATCAAATCAATTCAGGGAGAAGGCGTGCACCACTGA
- a CDS encoding radical SAM protein — protein MRVLFIYLKPSADIRDPLGLLYLISVAKNEGHETSLLIPNLDRKYLNKAVAFRPDVICYSVTTGTEKRYLKINTLLKKRISFLSVFGGPHPTFYPEFIKEPGVDIICRGEGEDAFMELLRNINDRKDFSRIPNLCVKVNDQIIKNEIRPLADINNIAFPDRSLINEYYEYKNYGVLDVISGRGCPYSCTYCFNKELKDYYSGKGTYVRKRNIDNMMAELKMIRARYKIKAVRFVDDIFIIDKRWFSEFVERYKKDVNLPYCCHVRVDLVTESIAKGLKDSGCFLVVIGIESGSERLRRDVLKRPMSNEQIIKACALLKKYNIKFETFNMIGLPKETLSDAFETVELNVKCKPAYSWISIIQPYPGTELYRLAADNGLLDIDYRIEPDYHSSTPLKLVHKNEIINLHDLFAIAVQFPFLIPIIKKLIRLPRNRLFKAMFNAYKFYSYIKVDWVQLNYFFVKHMTSMFISSKCLSRQLKRHNETRF, from the coding sequence ATGAGAGTATTATTTATTTATCTAAAACCAAGCGCAGACATCAGAGATCCGTTAGGATTATTATATCTCATCTCTGTCGCCAAAAACGAAGGCCATGAAACATCGTTGCTCATACCGAACCTGGATAGAAAATATTTAAACAAAGCGGTTGCATTCCGTCCGGATGTCATTTGCTATTCAGTGACTACCGGCACCGAAAAGAGATACCTTAAGATTAATACTTTGCTGAAAAAAAGAATCTCTTTTTTATCTGTGTTCGGCGGCCCGCATCCCACTTTTTACCCGGAATTTATTAAAGAACCAGGCGTAGATATTATCTGTAGGGGCGAAGGAGAAGATGCTTTTATGGAATTACTGCGTAATATCAATGATCGCAAAGATTTTTCCCGGATCCCGAACCTTTGCGTTAAGGTCAATGATCAGATCATAAAAAATGAGATAAGGCCGCTTGCCGATATTAACAACATAGCCTTTCCCGACAGGAGCCTGATCAATGAATATTATGAGTACAAAAATTACGGGGTATTGGACGTTATATCCGGCAGGGGCTGCCCTTATAGCTGTACCTATTGTTTTAATAAGGAGCTTAAAGATTACTACAGTGGCAAGGGAACGTATGTACGAAAACGGAACATAGATAATATGATGGCGGAGCTGAAGATGATAAGAGCCCGGTACAAGATAAAAGCGGTCCGTTTTGTAGATGATATATTCATAATTGATAAAAGATGGTTCTCTGAGTTTGTTGAAAGATATAAGAAAGATGTGAATTTACCGTATTGCTGTCACGTCAGAGTTGATCTGGTGACAGAAAGCATAGCCAAAGGACTGAAGGACAGCGGATGCTTTCTTGTTGTTATCGGCATAGAATCAGGCAGCGAAAGGTTGAGGAGGGATGTGCTGAAAAGGCCCATGAGCAATGAACAGATCATTAAAGCCTGTGCTTTGCTTAAGAAATATAATATCAAATTCGAAACATTTAATATGATAGGCTTGCCTAAGGAGACATTATCAGATGCTTTTGAAACGGTAGAATTGAACGTAAAATGCAAGCCTGCTTATAGCTGGATCTCTATAATCCAGCCTTATCCCGGGACAGAGCTGTACAGACTTGCGGCCGATAATGGCCTTTTGGATATCGATTATCGTATAGAGCCGGATTATCATTCTTCCACGCCGCTTAAATTAGTACATAAGAATGAAATTATCAACCTGCATGATCTGTTTGCAATCGCCGTGCAGTTTCCTTTTCTTATCCCTATAATAAAAAAGCTGATACGGCTCCCGCGTAATAGGCTTTTTAAAGCAATGTTTAATGCCTATAAGTTCTATAGCTACATAAAAGTGGACTGGGTGCAGTTGAATTATTTTTTCGTAAAGCACATGACAAGCATGTTTATCTCCTCTAAATGCTTGTCGCGACAATTAAAAAGGCATAATGAAACGCGTTTTTGA
- a CDS encoding NAD-dependent epimerase/dehydratase family protein, producing the protein MSVVLVTGATGFIGRNLCALLKEKGYSVRVAIRNNVRYISGVDEYIKVGDINESTDWQQVLAKVDTVIHLAARAHITKESAVDSLEVFRKVNVRGTERLARMAARAGINKFIFISSVKVNGEGSRRSYTENDPPEPKDAYGISKREAEDSLARVAAETGLQVVVLRLPLVYGPGVKANFKNLIKIVGIGLPLPLKSINNRRSFLYIGNLMDAIITCISHPLAAGETFMVSDCDDVSTPDLIKMLARAMGKKAVLFSLYPGILKALSKIIGRNEELEKLAGALTVDSGKISNLLGWKPPFTMEEGISRTIKGSR; encoded by the coding sequence ATGTCAGTAGTTCTCGTAACAGGCGCAACGGGATTTATAGGGCGCAATCTGTGCGCTCTTTTGAAAGAAAAAGGCTATTCTGTCCGTGTGGCTATACGCAATAATGTACGGTATATTTCCGGGGTTGATGAATATATTAAAGTGGGAGATATAAACGAGTCAACGGATTGGCAGCAAGTTTTAGCTAAAGTGGATACGGTCATCCATTTAGCAGCGCGCGCCCATATTACTAAAGAGTCTGCCGTGGATTCACTTGAAGTTTTTCGTAAAGTTAATGTTCGGGGCACGGAGCGTTTGGCGCGTATGGCTGCAAGGGCGGGAATTAACAAATTTATCTTTATCAGTTCAGTCAAAGTAAATGGCGAGGGATCTAGGCGGTCGTATACTGAAAACGATCCTCCTGAGCCAAAAGATGCTTATGGTATCAGTAAGCGGGAAGCTGAAGATTCCTTGGCTCGCGTAGCCGCTGAAACCGGCCTTCAAGTAGTTGTTCTGCGGCTTCCCTTGGTTTATGGGCCGGGGGTGAAGGCTAATTTTAAGAATTTAATTAAAATTGTAGGCATTGGCCTGCCATTACCGCTTAAAAGTATCAACAATCGGCGCAGCTTTCTTTACATCGGTAATTTGATGGATGCCATTATTACTTGTATTAGTCATCCGCTGGCGGCAGGCGAGACTTTTATGGTAAGCGATTGCGACGATGTGTCTACACCGGATCTAATAAAGATGCTCGCTCGCGCTATGGGTAAGAAGGCGGTTTTATTTTCTTTATATCCCGGAATTTTAAAGGCGCTATCCAAAATCATAGGCAGGAATGAAGAGTTAGAGAAGCTAGCAGGGGCCCTTACCGTTGATAGCGGCAAAATAAGCAATTTACTGGGCTGGAAACCGCCGTTTACTATGGAAGAGGGTATTAGCAGGACAATAAAGGGTAGCAGATGA
- a CDS encoding glycosyltransferase family 4 protein, whose amino-acid sequence MKAIIVSNTTLTIRNFRVGLMKGLKSKGYDVIFCAQDNGYADEVTSKGFSFIPLVIDRKGMNLFTDLKQTIALYRIYRKERPDIAVHYTPKPNIYGAVAAALAGVPCIDNISGLGYLFIKKSPVYQLIKFLYKIGCHFARTTFFQNKDDLNLFVRKGIIKRNKAVLVNGSGVNTNFFSPDFCGSLKRGDDSFVFLFTGRFLWDKGLKEFVEAARLTRQKYPKTQFWLVGIIDPGNPAAVGMEIIKSWEKEGIIVYHGEVKDVRPFICGSDCVVLPSYREGIPKSLLEALAMEKPIITTDAIGCREVVDEGIDGFSVPVKDTQALADSFGKMIELRPEERLRMGKAGRDKVKRKFEEAMVVDAYLKEIQRILS is encoded by the coding sequence ATGAAAGCAATAATCGTATCCAACACGACTTTGACCATCCGCAACTTTCGGGTCGGCTTGATGAAGGGCTTGAAATCCAAAGGTTATGATGTGATATTCTGCGCCCAGGATAATGGCTACGCGGATGAAGTGACAAGCAAGGGCTTTAGCTTCATTCCTTTGGTTATTGACCGGAAGGGCATGAACCTGTTTACGGATCTGAAGCAGACCATCGCTCTTTACAGGATATATCGAAAAGAAAGGCCCGATATAGCCGTGCACTACACTCCAAAGCCGAATATCTATGGCGCCGTGGCAGCCGCTTTGGCGGGCGTGCCATGTATCGATAATATATCGGGTTTAGGGTATCTCTTTATTAAGAAAAGCCCGGTTTATCAATTGATAAAATTCCTTTATAAGATAGGGTGCCATTTTGCAAGGACTACTTTTTTTCAGAATAAGGACGATCTGAACCTGTTCGTAAGAAAAGGCATTATAAAGAGGAATAAGGCAGTACTCGTGAACGGATCCGGAGTGAATACAAATTTTTTCAGTCCGGATTTTTGCGGTTCTTTAAAAAGAGGCGACGACTCATTCGTTTTTCTATTTACGGGAAGGTTTTTATGGGATAAGGGGCTGAAAGAATTTGTTGAAGCCGCCAGACTTACGAGACAAAAATACCCGAAAACACAGTTTTGGCTGGTGGGTATAATAGACCCGGGTAATCCAGCGGCGGTCGGCATGGAAATAATAAAGAGTTGGGAAAAGGAAGGTATTATTGTTTACCACGGTGAAGTTAAGGATGTCAGGCCGTTTATCTGCGGGTCGGATTGTGTGGTATTGCCGTCCTACCGCGAGGGAATCCCGAAGTCTCTCTTAGAGGCATTAGCCATGGAGAAACCGATAATCACAACTGACGCGATCGGCTGCCGCGAGGTGGTAGATGAAGGGATCGATGGTTTTTCCGTGCCCGTCAAAGACACTCAGGCGTTAGCCGATTCATTCGGCAAGATGATAGAACTGAGACCCGAGGAGCGCTTAAGGATGGGTAAGGCCGGCCGCGATAAAGTAAAAAGAAAATTTGAAGAAGCCATGGTTGTAGACGCATATCTTAAAGAAATACAAAGGATTTTGAGTTGA
- a CDS encoding glycosyltransferase: protein MDKASVANPLVSVIMNCRNGEEYLREALGSIYAQSYTDWEIIFWDNASTDGSAGIAKSYGPKLRYFKSDQCFVLGKARNLAMAEARGQYLAFLDCDDKWLPRTLEKQVGALNNRSDIDFVYGNYFRLIMPKTGNLIPALSGQQPEGNVFGSFLYNYPVALQTAMLRMSAVKRLDEKFDEKLGLSEEFDFFMRILLKLQALYIDEPLAIYRIHGDMSSKKLHHMHPMEMRYILNKLKKIDDSIELKYASEIRYYEAKLAYWQAKVHVEKHDPKSARSELAPYRFAASVFFVLYILTYLPYTAWKWLHDRKIEGKFRWIK, encoded by the coding sequence ATGGATAAAGCGAGTGTTGCCAATCCTCTCGTAAGTGTAATAATGAACTGCAGGAACGGTGAGGAGTATTTACGAGAAGCTCTCGGCAGTATATATGCACAAAGTTATACCGATTGGGAGATCATCTTTTGGGATAATGCGTCTACCGATGGGAGCGCCGGTATTGCGAAAAGCTATGGCCCAAAGCTGCGTTATTTTAAAAGCGATCAATGTTTCGTGCTTGGCAAGGCCAGGAATCTTGCTATGGCCGAAGCTAGAGGGCAGTATCTGGCATTTTTAGATTGCGATGATAAATGGCTGCCAAGAACTCTTGAAAAGCAGGTAGGCGCATTAAACAATAGAAGTGATATCGATTTTGTTTACGGCAACTACTTTAGGTTAATAATGCCAAAAACAGGCAATTTAATACCCGCTTTGAGCGGACAGCAGCCGGAAGGAAATGTTTTCGGGAGTTTCTTGTATAATTATCCGGTTGCTTTGCAGACTGCAATGCTCAGGATGAGCGCTGTCAAGAGACTTGATGAGAAATTTGACGAAAAACTTGGTCTGTCAGAAGAATTTGATTTTTTTATGAGAATTCTTTTAAAATTACAAGCATTATATATCGACGAGCCGCTTGCAATTTATCGTATCCATGGGGATATGAGTAGCAAAAAACTTCATCATATGCATCCAATGGAAATGAGGTACATATTAAATAAGTTAAAAAAAATTGACGATTCGATAGAACTAAAATATGCTTCCGAGATCAGGTATTATGAGGCAAAGCTGGCATATTGGCAGGCGAAAGTACACGTGGAAAAACATGATCCGAAATCTGCCAGGTCCGAACTGGCGCCATACAGATTTGCTGCCTCCGTATTTTTTGTATTGTATATTTTGACGTACCTACCGTATACGGCATGGAAATGGTTGCATGACCGTAAAATAGAAGGCAAGTTTCGATGGATAAAATAA
- a CDS encoding dTDP-4-dehydrorhamnose 3,5-epimerase family protein: MIGGVLTEKLQKIEDNRGKVMHMIRRDSPLFTAFGEIYFSSVNSGVVKAWRKHLKMTQCFAVPVGKVKLVIFDDREGSSTKGEMLEMEIGEDNYCLVKIPPMLWYGFKGMSDIPALIANCADMPHDPNEIKRAGPTDAAIPYAWK; this comes from the coding sequence ATGATAGGCGGCGTTTTGACAGAGAAGTTGCAAAAGATAGAAGATAACCGCGGCAAGGTTATGCACATGATCAGGCGGGACTCGCCCCTTTTTACGGCATTCGGAGAAATATATTTTTCTTCCGTAAATAGCGGCGTAGTGAAGGCATGGAGAAAGCATTTGAAGATGACGCAGTGTTTTGCAGTCCCGGTAGGCAAGGTTAAATTAGTCATATTCGATGACAGGGAGGGTTCTTCAACCAAGGGTGAAATGCTGGAAATGGAGATAGGGGAGGACAATTACTGTTTAGTAAAAATACCACCTATGTTATGGTACGGTTTTAAAGGAATGTCCGATATCCCGGCACTTATAGCAAATTGTGCTGACATGCCCCATGATCCGAACGAGATCAAAAGGGCTGGCCCTACCGATGCAGCAATCCCATATGCCTGGAAATAG
- the rfbG gene encoding CDP-glucose 4,6-dehydratase encodes MSRLKNKADLKNAYKGKTVLVTGDTGFKGSWLSVWLNLLGAKVIGYSSYLPSNPCLFSVCRINKFIEHIKGDVRDYDFLKKVFVKHRPDFVFHLAAQPIVNKAYLDPKTTFETNVLGTVNVLECMRHMQTKIVGVMITSDKCYKNMEWEWGYRETDELGGNDPYGTSKACAELVCHSYVKSFFSRPYNNCKMVTARAGNVIGGGDWAADRLVPDCVRAWSADRQVLIRNPKATRPWQHVLEPLSGYLWLGARVCESNKLCGESFNFGPSHEMGKSVRELIKLFSGYFGGNNKWKYLSEKKISRESMFLKVSSDKALRLLGWHAILSFPDTIKMAAEWYEKYYKDKSKSMLDFTAQQIDYYVSEARTHNLNWAKD; translated from the coding sequence ATGAGTAGACTTAAAAATAAAGCGGATCTTAAAAATGCCTACAAAGGAAAGACGGTATTAGTTACCGGAGACACGGGTTTTAAGGGGTCGTGGCTTTCTGTATGGTTAAATTTATTAGGCGCTAAAGTAATAGGATATTCATCATATTTGCCGTCTAATCCATGTTTATTCTCGGTTTGCAGGATTAATAAATTTATCGAGCACATAAAAGGGGATGTGCGGGACTACGACTTTCTGAAAAAAGTATTCGTAAAACATAGACCCGATTTTGTATTTCACTTGGCTGCCCAACCTATTGTAAACAAGGCCTACCTTGATCCGAAAACGACTTTTGAGACTAATGTCCTGGGTACCGTCAATGTCCTGGAGTGTATGCGCCACATGCAGACTAAAATTGTAGGCGTAATGATAACAAGCGACAAATGTTATAAGAACATGGAATGGGAATGGGGATACAGGGAGACAGATGAGCTCGGCGGAAACGATCCCTACGGTACTTCGAAGGCGTGTGCCGAACTGGTCTGTCATTCATACGTTAAATCTTTTTTCAGCAGACCTTATAATAATTGTAAAATGGTTACAGCCAGGGCAGGGAACGTGATAGGGGGAGGGGATTGGGCCGCCGATAGATTGGTGCCGGACTGTGTCAGGGCATGGAGCGCTGACAGACAGGTGCTTATCAGAAATCCTAAAGCAACGAGGCCATGGCAGCACGTTCTCGAACCATTAAGCGGATATTTATGGTTGGGGGCAAGAGTCTGCGAATCCAATAAACTATGCGGCGAGTCATTTAATTTCGGCCCGAGCCATGAGATGGGCAAATCGGTGAGAGAGCTTATTAAGCTGTTTTCGGGGTATTTCGGCGGAAATAATAAATGGAAGTATTTAAGCGAGAAAAAAATATCACGGGAAAGCATGTTTTTAAAAGTATCCAGCGACAAGGCCCTAAGACTACTTGGTTGGCACGCGATACTGTCTTTTCCCGATACCATAAAGATGGCAGCCGAATGGTATGAGAAATATTATAAGGACAAGAGTAAGAGCATGTTAGATTTTACGGCGCAGCAGATAGATTATTATGTTTCAGAGGCACGAACCCATAATCTTAATTGGGCGAAGGATTAG